The Streptomyces sp. NBC_01244 genome contains a region encoding:
- a CDS encoding biotin--[acetyl-CoA-carboxylase] ligase, with protein sequence MTPSDASGGASNGAPAGRWSSLDRPPLNVAALQRALVTGDGLWSSLEVVGSTGSTNSDLAARAAKLPEGAVLVAEEQTAGRGRLDRSWVAPARSGLFFSVLLKPGPSVPQERWGWLTLLAGVAAATGLSRAAGVDTALKWPNDLLVTVDGEERKTGGILAERVGDGVVVGIGLNVTLTDAELPVDTAGSLFLAKATVTDRDPLLRAVLRSLEQWYGNWRAAGGDPAASGLQETYAAGCATLGKHVRAELPGGRTLTGTAEAVDADGRLVVRTAEDKHEAVGAGDVVHLRSVR encoded by the coding sequence ATGACGCCATCAGATGCATCAGGCGGGGCTTCGAACGGAGCTCCCGCGGGCCGTTGGTCGAGTCTGGACCGGCCGCCCTTGAACGTTGCCGCGCTGCAGCGGGCCCTCGTGACCGGTGACGGGCTGTGGAGCTCGCTGGAGGTGGTGGGCTCCACCGGGTCCACCAACAGCGATCTCGCCGCGCGGGCCGCGAAGCTGCCCGAGGGGGCCGTGCTCGTCGCCGAGGAGCAGACCGCCGGACGGGGCAGGCTCGACCGGAGCTGGGTCGCGCCCGCGCGGTCCGGACTGTTCTTCTCCGTACTCCTCAAGCCCGGGCCCTCGGTGCCGCAGGAGCGGTGGGGCTGGCTGACGCTGCTGGCCGGGGTGGCCGCCGCCACCGGGCTCTCGCGCGCCGCCGGCGTGGACACCGCCCTCAAGTGGCCCAACGACCTGCTGGTCACCGTGGACGGGGAGGAGCGCAAGACCGGCGGGATCCTCGCCGAGCGCGTGGGCGACGGGGTCGTCGTCGGGATCGGCCTCAACGTGACGCTGACCGACGCCGAGCTGCCGGTGGACACCGCCGGGTCGCTGTTCCTGGCCAAGGCCACCGTCACCGACCGGGACCCGCTGCTCAGGGCCGTACTGCGCTCCCTGGAGCAGTGGTACGGAAACTGGCGCGCGGCCGGCGGCGATCCGGCGGCCAGCGGTCTGCAGGAGACGTACGCGGCGGGCTGCGCGACCCTCGGCAAGCACGTGCGGGCGGAGCTGCCCGGCGGGCGCACCCTCACCGGGACGGCCGAAGCGGTGGACGCCGATGGACGGCTCGTCGTACGGACGGCGGAGGACAAGCACGAGGCCGTGGGGGCAGGGGACGTCGTCCATCTGCGGTCCGTGCGGTAG
- a CDS encoding enoyl-CoA hydratase/isomerase family protein: MVRRHEGGVAELVLDRPKAMNAVSTEMARGIGAACAELAADASVRVVVLSSTAERAFCVGADLKERNSFSDAELLRQRPTTRGAYGGVLELPMPVIAAVHGFALGGGFELALACDVIVADETAVVGLPEVSVGVIPGGGGTQLLPRRVGAARAAELIFTARRVEAAEALDLGLVDSVVPAGSDREAALAMAAAMAANSPVGLRAAKRALRLGHGMDLTAGLEIEDAAWRTVAFSGDRAEGVAAFNEKRKPQWPGV, from the coding sequence ATGGTGCGCAGGCATGAGGGCGGCGTCGCCGAGCTGGTGCTCGATCGGCCCAAGGCGATGAACGCCGTGTCGACCGAGATGGCGCGGGGCATCGGCGCCGCGTGTGCGGAGCTGGCCGCGGACGCGTCGGTACGGGTCGTCGTGCTCTCCTCGACCGCCGAGAGGGCGTTCTGCGTGGGCGCGGACCTCAAGGAGCGCAACTCCTTCTCGGACGCCGAGCTGCTGCGGCAGCGGCCGACCACGCGGGGCGCGTACGGGGGAGTGCTGGAGCTTCCGATGCCGGTGATCGCGGCGGTGCACGGGTTCGCGCTGGGCGGCGGCTTCGAGTTGGCCCTCGCCTGCGATGTCATCGTGGCCGACGAGACGGCCGTCGTCGGGCTGCCCGAGGTGTCGGTGGGGGTGATCCCGGGCGGCGGCGGCACGCAGCTGCTGCCCCGGCGGGTGGGGGCGGCGCGGGCCGCGGAGCTGATCTTCACCGCGCGGCGGGTGGAGGCGGCGGAGGCGCTGGACCTGGGGCTGGTGGACTCGGTGGTGCCGGCGGGGTCGGACCGCGAGGCCGCCCTGGCGATGGCCGCGGCGATGGCGGCGAACTCCCCGGTCGGGCTGCGGGCCGCGAAGCGGGCGCTGCGGCTCGGGCACGGCATGGACCTGACGGCCGGGCTGGAGATCGAGGACGCGGCGTGGCGGACGGTGGCCTTCTCGGGCGACCGGGCCGAGGGTGTGGCCGCGTTCAACGAGAAGCGGAAGCCGCAGTGGCCCGGGGTGTGA
- the mmpB gene encoding morphogenic membrane protein MmpB, producing MLWSDPKNEPPKDMRDAAAMVRRMTVIVVIAMVVVVYVLGVGGF from the coding sequence ATGCTCTGGTCAGACCCGAAGAACGAGCCGCCGAAGGACATGCGCGACGCCGCGGCGATGGTCCGGCGGATGACGGTGATCGTCGTCATCGCGATGGTCGTCGTGGTGTACGTGCTGGGCGTGGGCGGTTTCTAG
- a CDS encoding acyl-CoA carboxylase subunit epsilon — protein sequence MVIKVVKGNPTPEELAAALAVVRARAAALASEPSGAERVADAWSAPGRVARRTLPHPGPGAWGRTYWPA from the coding sequence GTGGTGATCAAGGTCGTCAAGGGGAACCCGACCCCGGAGGAGCTGGCCGCCGCACTGGCGGTGGTCCGAGCGCGCGCGGCGGCCCTCGCGTCGGAGCCGTCGGGCGCGGAGCGGGTGGCCGACGCGTGGTCGGCGCCGGGCCGGGTGGCCCGCCGCACCCTGCCGCACCCCGGACCGGGCGCGTGGGGCCGTACGTACTGGCCCGCGTAG
- a CDS encoding acyl-CoA carboxylase subunit beta — protein sequence MSQPSEPIDMHTTAGKIADLQRRVEEATHAGSGRAVEKQHAKGKLTARERVALLLDEGSFVELDEFARHRSTNFGLEKTRPYGDGVVTGYGTVDGRPVALFSQDFTVFGGALGEVYGQKIMKVMDFALKTGCPLIGINDSGGARIQEGVSALGMYGEIFRRNVHASGVIPQISLVVGPCAGGAVYSPAITDFTVMVDQTSHMFITGPDVIKTVTGEDVGFEELGGARTHNSTSGVAHHMAGDEKDAIEYVKSLLSYLPSNNLSEPPAFPEEADTEVSETDRELDVLIPDSANQPYDMHKVIEHVLDDAEFLETQSLFAPNILTGFGRVEGHPVGVVANQPMQFAGCLDIDASEKAARFVRTCDAFNIPVLTFVDVPGFLPGTDQEYNGIIRRGAKLIYAYAEATVPLITVITRKAFGGAYDVMGSKHLGADLNLAWPTAQIAVMGAQGAVNILHRRAIAEAEEAGTAEETRARLITEYEDALLNPYTAAERGYVDAVTMPSETRAHIVKGLRQLRTKRESLPPKKHGNIPL from the coding sequence ATGTCACAACCGTCAGAGCCGATCGACATGCACACCACCGCGGGGAAGATCGCGGATCTGCAGCGCCGCGTCGAGGAAGCCACACACGCCGGGTCCGGGCGGGCGGTGGAAAAGCAGCACGCCAAGGGCAAGCTGACGGCGCGTGAGCGGGTGGCCCTGCTGCTGGACGAGGGGTCCTTCGTCGAGCTGGACGAGTTCGCCCGGCACCGGTCGACGAACTTCGGGCTGGAGAAGACCCGCCCGTACGGCGACGGCGTCGTCACCGGCTACGGCACCGTCGACGGGCGCCCCGTCGCCCTGTTCTCGCAGGACTTCACCGTCTTCGGCGGGGCCCTCGGCGAGGTCTACGGCCAGAAGATCATGAAGGTGATGGACTTCGCGCTGAAGACCGGCTGCCCGCTGATCGGCATCAACGACTCCGGCGGCGCCCGCATCCAGGAGGGCGTCAGCGCGCTCGGCATGTACGGCGAGATCTTCCGCCGCAACGTCCACGCCTCCGGGGTGATCCCGCAGATCAGCCTGGTCGTCGGCCCGTGCGCAGGCGGCGCCGTGTACTCCCCGGCCATCACCGACTTCACGGTCATGGTCGACCAGACCTCGCACATGTTCATCACCGGCCCGGACGTCATCAAGACCGTCACCGGCGAGGACGTCGGCTTCGAGGAGCTGGGCGGGGCGCGCACGCACAACAGCACGTCCGGCGTCGCGCACCACATGGCGGGTGACGAGAAGGACGCCATCGAGTACGTGAAGTCGCTGCTGTCCTACCTCCCGTCGAACAACCTCTCCGAGCCCCCGGCCTTCCCCGAGGAAGCCGACACCGAGGTCTCCGAGACCGACCGCGAGCTCGACGTCCTGATCCCGGACAGCGCGAACCAGCCGTACGACATGCACAAGGTAATCGAGCACGTGCTCGACGACGCGGAGTTCCTGGAGACCCAGTCGCTCTTCGCGCCGAACATCCTCACCGGCTTCGGCCGCGTCGAGGGGCACCCGGTCGGGGTCGTCGCCAACCAGCCGATGCAGTTCGCCGGCTGTCTGGACATCGACGCCTCCGAGAAGGCGGCCCGGTTCGTCCGGACCTGCGACGCCTTCAACATCCCGGTGCTGACCTTCGTCGACGTGCCGGGCTTCCTGCCGGGCACCGACCAGGAGTACAACGGAATCATCCGGCGCGGCGCCAAGCTGATCTACGCGTACGCCGAGGCGACCGTCCCCCTGATCACCGTCATCACCCGCAAGGCCTTCGGCGGTGCCTACGACGTGATGGGCTCCAAGCACCTGGGCGCCGACCTCAACCTCGCCTGGCCGACGGCGCAGATCGCCGTCATGGGCGCGCAGGGAGCGGTCAACATCCTGCACCGCCGCGCGATCGCCGAAGCGGAGGAGGCCGGCACCGCCGAGGAGACCCGGGCGCGGCTCATCACCGAGTACGAGGACGCGCTGCTCAACCCGTACACGGCCGCCGAGCGCGGCTACGTCGACGCGGTGACCATGCCGTCGGAGACCCGGGCGCACATCGTGAAGGGGCTGCGGCAGCTGCGCACCAAGCGGGAGTCCCTGCCCCCGAAGAAGCACGGCAACATCCCCCTCTAG
- a CDS encoding Maf family protein, which translates to MTAAPRHALVLASASPARLNLLRQAGLAPHVIVSGFDEDALTADSPAELALALAEAKAAVVAALDEAAGALVIGCDSVLELDGEALGKPADAEEATARWKSMRGRAGVLRTGHCVIDTASGRRVSATASTTVRFGEPTDAEVAAYVASGEPLHVAGAFTLDGLSAPFIEGIDGDHGNVIGISMPLLRSLLGELDVSITDLWA; encoded by the coding sequence ATGACTGCTGCCCCCCGCCACGCCCTCGTCCTCGCCTCCGCTTCGCCCGCCCGGCTGAACCTGCTGCGGCAGGCCGGGCTCGCCCCGCACGTGATCGTGAGCGGGTTCGACGAGGACGCCCTCACCGCCGACTCCCCCGCCGAGCTGGCCCTCGCGCTGGCCGAGGCGAAGGCCGCCGTCGTGGCGGCCCTGGACGAGGCCGCGGGCGCGCTGGTGATCGGCTGCGACTCGGTACTGGAGCTGGACGGCGAGGCGCTGGGCAAGCCGGCGGACGCCGAGGAGGCCACGGCCCGCTGGAAGTCGATGCGCGGGCGCGCCGGGGTGCTGCGCACCGGGCACTGCGTGATCGACACGGCGAGCGGCCGCCGGGTTTCGGCCACGGCGTCGACGACGGTCCGCTTCGGCGAGCCCACGGACGCGGAGGTGGCGGCGTACGTGGCGAGCGGGGAACCCCTGCACGTGGCGGGGGCGTTCACCCTGGACGGCCTGTCGGCCCCCTTCATCGAGGGCATCGACGGGGATCACGGCAATGTGATCGGGATCTCCATGCCGCTGCTGCGCTCACTGCTGGGCGAACTGGACGTGTCCATCACGGACTTGTGGGCTTGA
- a CDS encoding adenylate/guanylate cyclase domain-containing protein, protein MDRRRPLTVDDPRSSAPAPGTATGGAGGSGGSGASGGSGVHATPIGRERHTPHHEVDHTAQPTADPLAIRLEQLILGAERRYTPFQAARSAGVSMELASRFWRAMGFADIGQARALTEADVLALRRLAGLVEAGLLSEPMAVQVARSTGQTTARLAEWQIDSFLEGLTEPPEPGMTRTEVTYPLVELLLPELEEFLVYVWRRQLAAATGRVVQVADDEEMVDRRLAVGFADLVGFTRLTRRLEEEELGELVESFETTSADLVAAHGGRLIKTLGDEVLYCADDAATAAEIALRLIETMESDPQMPELRVGIAFGTVTTRMGDVFGTTVNLASRLTSIAPKDAVLVDGAMAQELGRTGAAPVSEKEAENEEGGGSYRFALQPMFQRPVRGLGVVEPWSLTRRTPKIPG, encoded by the coding sequence ATGGACAGGAGGCGGCCCTTGACCGTCGACGACCCTCGGTCCAGCGCGCCCGCCCCCGGAACGGCGACGGGCGGTGCGGGCGGCTCCGGCGGCTCGGGCGCCTCCGGCGGTTCCGGAGTCCACGCCACCCCGATCGGGCGCGAGCGGCACACTCCCCACCACGAGGTCGACCACACGGCGCAGCCGACGGCCGACCCGCTCGCCATCCGCCTGGAGCAGCTGATCCTGGGCGCCGAGCGCCGGTACACCCCCTTCCAGGCGGCCCGTAGCGCCGGGGTCTCGATGGAGCTCGCCTCCCGCTTCTGGCGGGCGATGGGCTTCGCGGACATCGGCCAGGCCAGGGCCCTGACGGAGGCCGACGTACTGGCGCTGCGCCGGCTCGCCGGCCTCGTCGAGGCCGGGCTGCTGAGCGAGCCGATGGCGGTCCAGGTGGCGCGGTCCACCGGGCAGACCACGGCCCGGCTCGCGGAGTGGCAGATCGATTCCTTCCTGGAGGGCCTGACGGAGCCGCCGGAGCCGGGGATGACCCGTACGGAGGTCACGTACCCGCTGGTCGAGCTGTTGCTGCCGGAGCTGGAGGAGTTCCTCGTCTACGTGTGGCGGCGCCAGCTCGCGGCCGCGACCGGGCGGGTCGTGCAGGTGGCGGACGACGAGGAGATGGTCGACCGGCGCCTCGCGGTGGGCTTCGCCGACCTGGTGGGCTTCACGCGCCTGACGCGGCGGCTGGAGGAGGAGGAGCTCGGCGAGCTGGTCGAGTCCTTCGAGACGACCTCGGCGGACCTGGTGGCGGCGCACGGCGGCCGGCTGATCAAGACGCTGGGCGACGAGGTGCTGTACTGCGCCGACGACGCGGCGACGGCGGCGGAGATCGCGCTGCGGCTGATCGAGACGATGGAATCCGACCCGCAGATGCCGGAGCTGCGCGTGGGCATCGCCTTCGGGACGGTGACCACCCGGATGGGCGACGTCTTCGGGACCACCGTGAACCTGGCCTCGAGGCTGACCTCGATAGCGCCGAAGGACGCGGTCCTGGTGGACGGCGCGATGGCCCAGGAACTGGGCCGCACGGGCGCGGCGCCGGTCTCGGAGAAGGAAGCGGAGAACGAGGAGGGCGGCGGCTCCTACCGCTTCGCACTCCAGCCGATGTTCCAGCGCCCGGTGCGCGGCCTGGGCGTCGTGGAGCCCTGGTCGCTGACGCGCCGGACCCCTAAGATCCCCGGATAA
- a CDS encoding GGDEF domain-containing protein produces the protein MGVDGRLRAVVGLAQAMAAACAPRDSVRAAARGARLAMDGSFAAISAWERERGRLRVLVNEGERRDGEEEFPEDESYPVHDFPEITEFLHERWVGGGGPHAWVDSAVGDRPGRRGEALRRRGRGTCVVAPIVLSGRAWGELYVARDEGMADFDEDDAEFATVLAAVIAAGLAQSDRLEEARRLAFTDPLTGLANRRAVDMRLDEALEEHRRGGADVVVSLVVCDLNGLKKVNDTLGHAMGDRLLERFGSVLSLCGAILPGALVARLGGDEFCLVSVGPSADEVVRVTEEVCLRAAELELGEGVACGVASTGDPIGPVKSSRRLFRLADAAQYKAKAARSAKPVVAGRDTAVVRLADAEPGGPGERRRFRGRA, from the coding sequence ATGGGTGTTGACGGGCGGCTTCGAGCCGTTGTGGGCCTCGCGCAGGCCATGGCGGCCGCGTGCGCGCCGCGGGACAGTGTGCGGGCCGCCGCGCGCGGGGCGAGGCTGGCGATGGACGGGTCGTTCGCCGCGATCTCCGCGTGGGAGCGGGAGCGGGGGCGCCTGCGGGTGCTCGTGAACGAGGGGGAGCGCAGGGACGGGGAGGAGGAGTTCCCCGAGGACGAGTCGTACCCCGTGCACGATTTCCCCGAGATCACGGAGTTCCTGCACGAGCGCTGGGTCGGCGGGGGCGGTCCCCACGCCTGGGTGGACAGCGCGGTCGGGGACCGGCCGGGCCGCAGGGGCGAGGCGCTGCGGCGGCGCGGACGCGGTACCTGTGTCGTCGCCCCGATCGTGCTGAGCGGGCGGGCCTGGGGCGAGCTGTACGTCGCCCGGGACGAGGGCATGGCGGACTTCGACGAGGACGACGCGGAGTTCGCGACCGTGCTCGCGGCGGTGATCGCGGCCGGGCTGGCGCAGAGCGACCGGCTGGAGGAGGCCCGGCGGCTCGCCTTCACCGACCCGCTGACCGGGCTGGCCAACCGGCGGGCCGTGGACATGCGGCTCGACGAGGCACTGGAGGAGCACCGCAGGGGTGGGGCCGACGTCGTGGTGAGCCTGGTCGTCTGTGACTTGAACGGACTGAAGAAGGTCAACGACACCCTGGGCCACGCGATGGGCGACCGGCTGCTGGAACGGTTCGGCTCCGTGCTCAGCCTGTGCGGGGCGATACTGCCCGGCGCGCTGGTCGCGAGGCTGGGCGGGGACGAGTTCTGCCTGGTCAGCGTGGGGCCTTCGGCGGACGAGGTGGTACGGGTCACCGAGGAGGTGTGCCTGCGGGCCGCCGAGCTGGAGCTGGGCGAGGGGGTCGCCTGCGGGGTCGCGTCCACGGGGGACCCGATCGGGCCGGTGAAATCCTCGCGGCGGTTGTTCCGGCTGGCGGACGCGGCGCAGTACAAGGCGAAGGCGGCGCGGTCGGCGAAGCCGGTGGTGGCGGGGCGGGACACGGCGGTGGTCCGGCTCGCCGACGCGGAGCCCGGGGGGCCGGGGGAGCGGCGGCGGTTCCGGGGCCGGGCCTAG